The following are encoded in a window of Thermoproteota archaeon genomic DNA:
- a CDS encoding 2-oxoacid:acceptor oxidoreductase subunit alpha, translated as MTTDISWLIGGPQGSGVESAANVFSRVCAQLGYQVFGKREFYSNIKGEHSYFTVRIANKKIHSNVNDVTLMVSYDAETIFRHADEVMKGGAIIYDSDLDALTTDDVHTLDSPFKNRLHESLKSKNKPFTIPGILETAKERGVNLYPISFKSILSKLAEETQNPKLKGLIRMYNVIGVSLSLGLLKMETQYLIESIESIFAKKPKVAEINVQAANYAYNQGTTFTGFDYSLPKVPKQPHTMLVQGYQGTAIGKMVCGCRFQPYYPITPASDESVYLESNELLEVSGDRPGSTLVVQSEDEICAIGMTLGGAVTGTRSATCTSGPGFSLMAEMMGWSGINEVPIVVTSYQRSGPSTGLPTRHGQDDLLFTINAGHGEFPKIVYASGDIEESFYDTARCFNYADIYQLPVIHLMDKFLASSVITCPRFDSEKIEINRGKLLNEIKTDDYKRFELTPDGISPRSKLGLEGGVFWNTGDESDEYGHITEDPIMRRKMMDKRLNKYEKILKEIPDEEQAVSFGVHEHTVISWGSAKGPILDAIDMLKQENINVGFVQIKLLNPFPTDYVDFLLEKAKKIIDVEANHTAQLGKLFAQHLHRDPDNYILKYTGRAMTSTEVYDSLKKIINGTAEKREILMHGA; from the coding sequence GTGACTACTGATATTTCTTGGTTAATTGGTGGACCGCAAGGTAGTGGTGTAGAATCTGCAGCAAATGTTTTCTCACGAGTTTGTGCACAATTAGGATACCAAGTCTTTGGAAAAAGAGAATTTTATTCAAACATCAAAGGTGAGCACAGCTATTTCACTGTCAGAATTGCCAACAAAAAAATTCATTCAAATGTCAATGATGTGACCTTGATGGTCTCTTATGATGCAGAGACAATTTTTCGTCATGCCGACGAAGTAATGAAGGGTGGCGCGATCATATATGATTCAGATCTTGATGCATTAACAACTGATGATGTACATACTCTGGATTCCCCATTTAAGAACAGGTTACACGAGTCCCTAAAATCAAAAAACAAACCATTTACAATTCCAGGAATTTTGGAAACAGCAAAAGAACGAGGTGTAAATCTGTATCCGATTTCCTTTAAGAGCATTTTATCAAAACTTGCTGAAGAAACACAGAATCCAAAACTAAAGGGTTTGATTAGAATGTACAATGTAATTGGCGTGTCTTTGTCGTTGGGGCTCCTCAAGATGGAGACTCAATATCTTATTGAATCAATTGAATCAATCTTTGCAAAAAAACCAAAGGTTGCAGAGATAAATGTTCAGGCTGCAAACTATGCATACAATCAAGGTACTACATTTACTGGATTTGATTATTCCTTACCAAAAGTCCCTAAACAACCACATACAATGCTTGTTCAAGGTTATCAAGGAACAGCAATTGGAAAGATGGTGTGTGGATGCAGATTCCAACCATACTATCCGATTACACCGGCATCTGATGAGAGTGTATATTTAGAATCAAATGAATTGCTTGAAGTATCTGGTGACAGACCAGGCTCTACTCTTGTTGTGCAAAGTGAAGATGAAATTTGTGCAATTGGAATGACGTTAGGTGGTGCAGTGACTGGTACTCGTTCTGCAACATGTACATCGGGTCCTGGATTCTCACTGATGGCAGAAATGATGGGATGGTCTGGAATTAACGAGGTACCAATAGTAGTGACTTCGTATCAGAGAAGTGGACCATCCACAGGTCTTCCTACAAGACATGGCCAAGATGATCTCTTGTTTACGATTAATGCAGGACATGGAGAATTTCCCAAAATTGTTTATGCATCTGGTGATATTGAAGAGAGCTTTTATGATACTGCAAGATGCTTCAACTATGCAGACATTTACCAGCTTCCTGTAATTCATCTGATGGACAAGTTTTTGGCAAGTTCTGTTATTACATGTCCTCGATTTGATTCAGAAAAAATTGAGATAAATCGCGGAAAGTTACTAAACGAAATAAAGACTGATGATTACAAAAGGTTTGAGCTAACACCAGATGGAATATCTCCAAGATCAAAACTTGGTCTTGAGGGTGGTGTCTTTTGGAACACAGGTGATGAGAGCGATGAGTATGGCCACATCACAGAAGATCCAATTATGAGAAGAAAAATGATGGATAAGCGTCTAAACAAGTATGAAAAAATTCTCAAAGAGATACCTGATGAGGAACAAGCAGTATCCTTTGGTGTTCATGAGCATACTGTGATAAGCTGGGGCTCAGCTAAAGGACCTATTCTTGATGCAATTGACATGCTAAAACAAGAAAACATCAATGTAGGATTTGTCCAGATTAAATTGCTAAATCCTTTCCCAACTGATTATGTTGATTTTCTATTAGAAAAGGCAAAAAAGATTATTGATGTTGAGGCAAACCATACTGCACAACTAGGAAAATTGTTTGCTCAACATTTGCACAGAGATCCTGATAATTACATCCTAAAGTATACTGGCAGAGCAATGACTAGCACAGAAGTATATGATTCACTTAAAAAAATCATCAATGGAACTGCAGAAAAAAGGGAGATCTTAATGCATGGCGCTTAA
- a CDS encoding 2-oxoacid:ferredoxin oxidoreductase subunit beta → MALKLADYKTDVHNDWCPGCGDFGIVNAIQMALAEMGIPRHKAALFSGIGCSGKTSHFVNVYGIHTLHGRVLTFAQGAKLANPGMTVLAAGGDGDGLGIGAGHFVAAGRRNIDMTYIIFDNGVYGLTKGQASPTLKLGEKTKSLPTPNTNYNVNPIGLAVASGFTFVARGYSYDVRHLKDLIIAAVKHKGLAFLDVLQPCPTYNDINTRDWYSGADIKEAQERHSRIYKLEDTGYEPVVHYSSEAELNEKLSQALIKSLEWGNKIPIGIFYKNELITPYSGRIEDKIPNYVENPPSDQIISRNGKPTTDVTNLLDSLEV, encoded by the coding sequence ATGGCGCTTAAACTCGCTGATTACAAGACAGATGTCCACAATGACTGGTGTCCAGGCTGTGGTGACTTTGGAATTGTAAATGCAATTCAAATGGCACTTGCCGAGATGGGAATACCACGACACAAAGCAGCACTATTTTCTGGAATCGGTTGCTCAGGAAAGACATCGCACTTTGTCAATGTTTACGGGATTCATACTTTGCATGGTCGTGTACTTACATTTGCACAAGGCGCAAAGCTTGCAAATCCTGGAATGACTGTTCTTGCTGCAGGTGGTGACGGTGACGGACTAGGTATTGGTGCAGGACATTTTGTTGCAGCTGGACGAAGAAACATCGACATGACATACATAATATTTGATAATGGTGTCTATGGATTAACAAAAGGACAAGCATCTCCTACTCTAAAACTAGGTGAGAAGACAAAATCATTACCAACACCTAATACAAATTACAATGTTAATCCAATTGGGCTGGCAGTTGCTAGTGGTTTTACCTTTGTTGCAAGAGGATATTCATACGATGTAAGGCATCTCAAGGACCTAATCATTGCAGCAGTGAAACACAAAGGATTAGCATTTTTAGATGTTCTTCAACCCTGTCCGACGTACAATGATATCAATACAAGGGATTGGTATTCTGGAGCAGACATCAAAGAAGCACAGGAGCGACACTCTAGAATTTACAAGCTTGAAGATACTGGATACGAACCAGTCGTTCATTATTCCTCAGAAGCAGAATTAAATGAAAAGCTTAGTCAGGCTTTGATAAAATCCCTTGAATGGGGAAATAAAATTCCTATAGGGATTTTTTACAAAAACGAGTTAATCACCCCATATAGTGGTAGAATCGAAGATAAGATTCCAAATTATGTTGAAAATCCGCCATCAGATCAGATTATCTCACGCAATGGCAAGCCAACTACTGATGTTACCAACCTGCTTGATTCCCTAGAGGTATAG
- a CDS encoding cytidine deaminase, translating to MTLTVLTVKTERRDSVFDLYQVVIESIKKKDLTLQDGDVLVISSKFVSNAQGRIIDINKVKPSKHGVEVSEKFQIQPKVSEIILRESDYIFGGIAGFVITSADNIMAPNAGIDKSNAKKGKIILYPNSPYKIAEELRRKIFLNLLIHVGVILVDSRLMPARVGTTGVAIACAGIEPVTDMRAQKDLDGNPLKVTFQAVVDNLASIANHQMGEGGESRPIAIVRNSNAKLTDRRIDPNEVAISHDQCVYVRGLRNSN from the coding sequence ATGACTCTAACCGTACTCACAGTAAAGACCGAAAGGAGAGATTCTGTCTTTGATCTGTATCAAGTAGTTATAGAATCTATAAAGAAAAAGGATTTGACGCTTCAAGATGGTGATGTACTAGTAATTTCAAGTAAATTTGTTTCAAATGCCCAAGGCAGAATCATTGATATCAACAAGGTAAAACCTTCAAAACATGGAGTTGAGGTTTCAGAAAAATTTCAGATCCAACCAAAAGTTTCAGAGATAATTCTTAGAGAATCTGACTATATCTTTGGTGGAATTGCAGGATTTGTAATAACCTCTGCAGATAACATCATGGCACCAAATGCTGGAATAGATAAATCAAATGCAAAGAAAGGTAAAATAATTCTCTATCCAAACAGCCCCTACAAAATTGCAGAAGAGTTACGGCGCAAGATATTTTTGAATTTGTTGATTCATGTTGGAGTGATACTAGTAGATAGTAGATTAATGCCAGCCCGTGTCGGGACAACCGGAGTTGCCATTGCATGTGCAGGAATTGAGCCAGTAACGGACATGAGGGCTCAAAAAGATCTGGATGGAAATCCTCTAAAGGTTACATTTCAAGCAGTGGTTGACAATCTAGCATCAATTGCAAATCATCAGATGGGAGAGGGCGGAGAGTCAAGGCCTATTGCCATTGTTAGAAATTCTAATGCAAAGCTTACGGATAGACGCATAGACCCAAACGAAGTTGCCATTTCACATGACCAATGCGTGTATGTCAGAGGTCTTCGAAACTCTAATTGA
- a CDS encoding 3-isopropylmalate dehydratase large subunit, translating to MNITEKILARASGKERLAPDDVVFANVDKVMVHDVSGPGVIKVFDKLKKQGINVDKLWNPKNVWVAEDHFVPSAEKVSAENIVKLSNFTKNYGIERHFKYGMGQYGICHTLSHEEAMVLPGEVYVGGDSHTNTTGALGAFACGLGHTDVAYVLLHGKIWFKVPETVYFKLNGKLPDHVMAKDLILKIIGDIGTDGGAYRTMQFGGTGISEMSVEERLTLTNMTTEGGAKNGIIEPDQKVYDYLAQRGATNYSPVMGDDDAEYAETYEYEGSEMEPIVAKPFSPENICVVREAPSVDLDKAYIGSCTGAKMEDLEAAAKILKGRTVKIRTEILPAAISIYKRAMEKGLIKIFLDAGATVGPPTCGACCGAHMGVLAKDEICISTTNRNFPGRMGHVDSQTYLSSPMVAAASAVTGKITDPRDLK from the coding sequence GTGAATATTACAGAAAAAATTCTAGCTAGGGCATCTGGAAAGGAAAGATTGGCACCAGACGATGTAGTCTTTGCTAATGTGGATAAAGTAATGGTACATGACGTATCTGGTCCTGGGGTGATCAAGGTATTTGATAAATTAAAGAAACAAGGGATTAATGTAGACAAGCTATGGAATCCAAAAAATGTCTGGGTTGCGGAAGATCATTTTGTTCCTTCTGCTGAAAAGGTCTCTGCAGAAAATATTGTCAAATTATCAAACTTTACAAAAAATTATGGAATTGAACGCCATTTCAAATACGGTATGGGTCAGTATGGAATTTGCCACACTTTATCCCATGAAGAAGCAATGGTTTTACCAGGCGAGGTATATGTTGGAGGTGACTCTCATACAAACACCACTGGAGCATTAGGTGCATTTGCATGCGGACTGGGACACACTGATGTAGCTTATGTCCTGTTACATGGAAAAATATGGTTTAAGGTTCCAGAGACTGTTTACTTTAAGCTAAACGGAAAGCTACCTGATCATGTGATGGCAAAAGATCTAATTCTCAAAATAATTGGCGATATAGGAACAGATGGTGGAGCATATCGTACCATGCAGTTTGGTGGTACCGGAATCTCAGAGATGTCAGTTGAAGAGCGATTAACTCTAACAAATATGACAACAGAGGGTGGTGCTAAAAACGGAATTATCGAACCAGATCAAAAAGTCTATGATTATCTAGCACAACGTGGTGCAACAAATTACTCACCTGTAATGGGTGATGATGACGCAGAGTATGCAGAAACATACGAGTATGAGGGTTCTGAGATGGAGCCAATCGTAGCAAAACCTTTCTCACCAGAAAACATCTGTGTTGTAAGGGAAGCACCTTCAGTTGATCTTGACAAAGCATACATCGGTTCATGTACTGGTGCAAAGATGGAGGATTTGGAAGCTGCAGCAAAAATACTCAAAGGAAGAACAGTAAAAATTAGAACAGAAATTTTACCAGCTGCAATATCGATTTACAAGCGTGCAATGGAAAAAGGATTAATCAAAATATTTCTTGATGCCGGCGCAACTGTTGGACCACCAACATGCGGAGCATGCTGTGGAGCACATATGGGAGTATTAGCAAAAGATGAAATCTGCATTAGCACTACAAATCGAAACTTTCCTGGAAGAATGGGGCATGTGGATTCTCAAACGTATCTATCATCTCCTATGGTTGCAGCAGCATCTGCAGTTACTGGAAAGATTACTGATCCGAGGGATTTGAAATGA
- the leuD gene encoding 3-isopropylmalate dehydratase small subunit (catalyzes the isomerization between 2-isopropylmalate and 3-isopropylmalate in leucine biosynthesis): MKGNAIKYERDNIDTDVIIPGTYLKIHDYAELATHAMEGIDPDFHSKVKEGDFIVAGKNFGCGSSREHAPIALSHSGIKAVLAPTFARIFYRNAVDGAFLLPIEISEETYKDISDGDELEINTAKNEIKNITKNKVYQMKPFSELIGKIIEAGGLFKYTP, from the coding sequence ATGAAAGGCAACGCAATAAAATATGAACGAGACAACATAGACACCGATGTAATAATTCCAGGTACTTATCTTAAGATTCATGATTATGCAGAGCTTGCAACACACGCAATGGAGGGAATAGATCCTGATTTTCACTCAAAGGTTAAGGAAGGTGATTTCATTGTTGCCGGAAAGAATTTTGGTTGCGGCTCTAGCAGAGAACACGCCCCCATAGCATTATCTCACTCTGGAATAAAGGCAGTATTGGCTCCAACCTTTGCCAGAATTTTTTATAGGAATGCAGTTGATGGCGCATTTTTACTCCCAATTGAAATTTCTGAGGAAACCTACAAGGATATCTCAGACGGGGATGAGCTTGAAATTAACACTGCAAAGAACGAGATTAAAAATATCACAAAAAACAAAGTGTATCAAATGAAACCTTTCTCAGAACTAATTGGGAAGATAATTGAGGCAGGTGGCCTCTTCAAGTATACTCCATAA
- the leuC gene encoding 3-isopropylmalate dehydratase large subunit — MAQTLFEKIWDSHIVVEKDSGPTLIYIDRHMIHEVTSPQAFDGLRMNNRKVRRPDLTIATMDHNVPTNNRSLPIVDQTSSIQIKTLEKNCKDFGIHLFDINSPEQGIVHVIGPQLGITLPGTTIVCGDSHTSTQGAFGALAFGIGTSEVEHVFASQTLWLEKPKPFEITVRGKRKNPFAVTAKDIILSIIKNIGTGGGTGTVIEYRGEGIKDLSMEQRMTVCNMSIEAGARAGLIAPDEKTFDYLRGRKYTPKNYEDLVDDWRENLKTDTNAKFAKSFTLNIDDIAPQVSWGTNPGMTCDVTENVPYPEEFAKGDSNQEKGAQKALEYMDLEAGTPITDIKIDRVFIGSCTNARLEDLIEASKVVKGQKVSPNVRAMVVPGSQMVKIQAEKMGLDKIFIDANFEWRESGCSMCLGMNPDILSPGERCASTSNRNFEGRQGVGGRTHLVSPVMAAAAAISGHFVDVRELALK; from the coding sequence ATGGCACAGACATTATTTGAAAAAATCTGGGATTCTCACATTGTTGTGGAAAAAGATTCTGGTCCCACTCTAATCTACATAGACAGACACATGATTCATGAGGTGACATCACCTCAAGCCTTTGATGGTTTACGAATGAATAATCGAAAGGTTCGAAGACCTGATCTTACCATAGCTACGATGGATCATAATGTTCCAACAAACAACCGCTCTCTTCCAATAGTTGATCAGACATCATCAATTCAGATTAAAACTTTGGAAAAAAACTGCAAAGACTTTGGAATTCATCTTTTTGATATTAACAGTCCAGAACAAGGGATTGTACATGTAATTGGACCTCAGTTGGGAATCACACTACCTGGTACTACGATTGTTTGTGGCGATAGTCATACATCCACACAAGGTGCATTTGGCGCACTAGCTTTTGGAATAGGTACCAGCGAAGTGGAGCATGTATTTGCCTCCCAAACTCTATGGCTAGAAAAGCCAAAACCATTTGAGATCACAGTAAGGGGAAAAAGAAAAAATCCATTTGCTGTAACTGCAAAAGACATCATTCTTTCAATCATTAAAAATATTGGAACTGGTGGTGGCACTGGAACTGTGATAGAGTATAGGGGAGAAGGAATCAAAGACTTGTCAATGGAGCAAAGAATGACTGTTTGTAATATGTCAATTGAGGCAGGTGCCCGTGCGGGATTAATTGCACCAGATGAGAAGACATTTGATTATTTGAGGGGAAGAAAATATACTCCAAAAAATTATGAAGATCTAGTTGATGATTGGAGAGAAAACCTAAAGACTGATACTAATGCAAAATTTGCAAAAAGTTTCACACTAAACATTGATGATATTGCACCTCAAGTAAGCTGGGGAACAAATCCGGGAATGACATGTGATGTAACTGAGAACGTTCCATATCCAGAAGAGTTTGCAAAAGGAGATTCCAATCAAGAAAAGGGTGCACAAAAAGCACTTGAATACATGGATTTGGAAGCTGGAACTCCAATAACTGATATCAAAATTGATAGGGTCTTTATCGGTTCATGTACAAATGCCAGACTCGAGGATCTGATTGAGGCATCAAAAGTAGTAAAGGGGCAAAAGGTATCCCCAAATGTAAGGGCAATGGTTGTCCCCGGTTCCCAAATGGTCAAAATCCAAGCAGAAAAGATGGGATTAGATAAGATATTCATTGATGCAAATTTTGAATGGCGAGAGTCAGGATGTAGCATGTGTCTTGGAATGAATCCTGATATCTTATCACCGGGTGAAAGATGCGCTAGTACTTCAAATCGAAACTTTGAAGGTAGGCAAGGTGTTGGGGGAAGAACTCATCTTGTGAGTCCTGTTATGGCAGCAGCTGCAGCAATTTCTGGTCACTTTGTAGATGTTAGGGAGCTAGCTCTGAAATGA
- the leuD gene encoding 3-isopropylmalate dehydratase small subunit — MKPFEKISSIVTPLDKVNVDTDQIIPKQFLKLVQKSGFGKYVFYNWRFSQDEKPIDTFVLNEKKYQGSKILVTGDNFGCGSSREHAVWALQDFGFSVIIAPSFADIFYSNCFKNGILPIQLEQKIVEKLMNETSPIQVDLQNQLITTNSQKISFDIDSYKKKILLEGLDDIALTLQYEDKISEYEKNSRLSSVL; from the coding sequence ATGAAACCATTTGAAAAGATTTCAAGCATTGTAACTCCTCTTGACAAAGTAAATGTCGATACTGATCAAATTATTCCAAAACAATTTCTCAAGTTGGTTCAAAAATCTGGTTTTGGAAAATATGTCTTTTACAACTGGAGGTTCTCACAGGATGAAAAACCAATTGATACATTTGTGTTAAATGAGAAAAAATACCAAGGCTCAAAAATTTTGGTTACTGGGGATAACTTTGGCTGTGGTTCAAGCAGGGAACACGCAGTATGGGCTTTGCAGGATTTTGGTTTTTCTGTAATTATTGCCCCTTCATTTGCTGATATCTTTTATAGCAACTGTTTCAAAAATGGTATTTTACCAATTCAATTGGAGCAAAAAATTGTTGAAAAATTAATGAATGAGACATCACCGATTCAAGTTGATCTTCAAAATCAACTAATTACTACAAATTCTCAAAAGATATCATTTGATATTGATTCCTACAAGAAAAAGATACTCTTAGAAGGATTAGATGATATTGCATTGACCCTTCAATACGAGGATAAAATATCTGAATATGAGAAGAACTCTAGACTTTCATCTGTTTTATGA
- a CDS encoding nucleotidyltransferase family protein, with the protein MKAIILAGGKGTRGKPYTDYFPKAMTPINAKPLIEYIVKYLDSHKFISEIIIVSDYNGLGGQIQNYLGELKTHSKLSFVQDSQSGTGGDLLHVSSKIKESEFILWFVDNLCAINLKDMWERFKRKKSLACIATRSSRKEETGFAKVEDGIIQEFVEKPMMNLQMPECLGVYIISKSILRKIKEKSKKKDVNLSFDILQELSREGKVSSFDIGKSLWVDVESPVFVERNQKMINNIIKQMKV; encoded by the coding sequence GTGAAAGCAATAATCTTAGCTGGTGGCAAAGGTACAAGGGGAAAACCCTATACAGATTATTTCCCAAAGGCAATGACACCAATTAATGCAAAACCCCTGATTGAATATATTGTGAAATATCTTGATTCACACAAATTCATCAGCGAGATAATCATAGTTTCAGATTATAACGGATTAGGCGGACAGATTCAAAATTATTTGGGAGAGCTAAAGACTCACTCAAAATTATCGTTTGTTCAGGACTCCCAATCAGGAACTGGGGGAGACTTGCTGCATGTGTCATCAAAGATAAAGGAATCAGAATTCATTTTGTGGTTTGTAGACAATCTTTGTGCAATAAATCTCAAAGATATGTGGGAGCGGTTTAAGAGAAAAAAGAGTCTTGCCTGCATCGCTACAAGAAGCAGTAGAAAAGAAGAGACAGGATTTGCCAAAGTAGAAGATGGGATTATTCAGGAATTTGTGGAAAAGCCGATGATGAATCTTCAGATGCCAGAGTGTCTTGGAGTCTATATTATCTCAAAATCAATTCTAAGGAAGATCAAGGAAAAATCAAAGAAAAAGGATGTTAATCTTTCATTTGATATTTTACAAGAATTATCTAGAGAGGGAAAGGTTAGCTCTTTTGATATTGGAAAAAGTTTGTGGGTAGATGTTGAATCACCAGTATTTGTTGAAAGAAATCAAAAGATGATTAACAATATCATAAAACAGATGAAAGTCTAG
- the rpsI gene encoding 30S ribosomal protein S9: protein MTVPKTEIYFATRKTSSAHVHITKGVGRVRVNNIPVEMIPQETAREAILAPLEIAGDLRKKVDISVRVRGGGYMGQASATATGISRALTGWTKSKKEPKDHPLPKSTREDLRKRIADFDKYLISGDARMKEPKKFGGPGARRRKQKSYR, encoded by the coding sequence ATGACCGTACCAAAAACTGAAATTTATTTTGCAACTAGAAAGACATCCAGTGCTCATGTTCATATCACAAAAGGTGTAGGACGAGTTAGAGTCAACAACATTCCAGTTGAAATGATCCCACAAGAGACAGCAAGAGAAGCTATTCTTGCACCACTAGAGATTGCAGGAGATTTGAGAAAAAAGGTTGACATTTCAGTTAGAGTTAGAGGCGGAGGATACATGGGACAAGCAAGTGCAACTGCAACAGGAATTTCAAGAGCATTAACCGGATGGACAAAATCAAAGAAAGAACCAAAAGATCATCCACTTCCAAAATCAACTCGTGAAGATCTTAGAAAACGAATTGCAGATTTTGACAAGTATCTAATTAGTGGAGATGCCAGAATGAAGGAACCAAAGAAATTCGGTGGACCTGGCGCTAGAAGAAGAAAACAGAAATCTTATCGTTAG
- a CDS encoding 50S ribosomal protein L13 has product MADQVVKTDRPIVVDATNHIAGRLASNVAKLLLQGNRVSIVNCENIMISGSRSNIIKEYRDFLKIASILHPKHGPFHPRRPDTIITRMIRGMLPRKKTSGLEAHKRLRTYIGTPKELGSFEKIKFEKAMITRASANYTTMANLGRTIGWTE; this is encoded by the coding sequence TTGGCTGATCAAGTAGTAAAGACAGACAGACCAATTGTGGTTGATGCAACAAATCACATTGCTGGAAGATTAGCATCAAATGTTGCAAAGCTTCTACTGCAGGGAAACAGGGTATCAATTGTAAATTGTGAAAATATCATGATTAGTGGTAGCAGGAGCAACATCATCAAAGAGTATAGAGACTTTCTAAAGATTGCAAGTATTTTACATCCAAAACATGGTCCATTCCATCCAAGACGTCCAGACACCATAATTACAAGAATGATTAGAGGAATGCTTCCAAGAAAAAAAACATCAGGATTAGAGGCTCACAAGAGATTACGTACATACATTGGAACTCCTAAAGAGTTAGGCTCATTTGAGAAGATAAAATTTGAAAAAGCAATGATTACTAGAGCATCGGCAAACTATACAACCATGGCAAATCTCGGAAGAACTATTGGGTGGACTGAATGA
- a CDS encoding 50S ribosomal protein L18e, with protein sequence MSNIVVRQMAKELKKASVEHEAPIWKKLAELALKPTVARRNINVNKIDKLTKDNDVVVVPGKVLGTGNMSHKITLCSFSISNAAATKILESGGKILNFENMIKQYPTGKGVTMLG encoded by the coding sequence ATGTCAAACATAGTTGTACGTCAAATGGCTAAAGAGCTCAAAAAGGCTTCAGTAGAACACGAGGCCCCAATCTGGAAGAAATTAGCTGAATTGGCACTAAAACCAACTGTTGCAAGAAGAAACATCAATGTCAATAAGATCGATAAATTAACCAAAGACAATGATGTTGTAGTAGTTCCAGGAAAGGTTCTAGGAACTGGAAACATGTCTCATAAAATCACACTTTGCTCATTTTCAATATCAAATGCTGCAGCAACAAAGATTCTAGAATCAGGCGGAAAGATTCTGAATTTTGAAAACATGATAAAGCAATATCCAACTGGAAAAGGAGTGACCATGCTTGGCTGA
- a CDS encoding DNA-directed RNA polymerase subunit D: MPSLEVISKDKEKISIKLTDVPLQYANALRRICLNGVPVFAIDTVDIVENTSVLADEGLAHRLGLIPLKTDLNEFKNLAELDLNDSTNRVMLVLDSGDSTETRTVLSGEMSSEDNFVKPISDKIPIVELAPGQKIKVEAYARLGRGIEHAKWNSSNVSVLTETNKENERILTVESTGALAPEQIVLAGVEELSHRLSEFKGIVEQLKA, from the coding sequence TTGCCTTCTTTAGAAGTTATTAGTAAAGATAAAGAAAAGATATCAATCAAGCTTACAGATGTTCCTCTTCAATATGCAAATGCATTAAGACGTATTTGCCTAAATGGAGTTCCAGTTTTTGCCATAGATACAGTTGACATTGTTGAAAACACCTCAGTTCTTGCTGATGAGGGTCTTGCTCACAGACTAGGACTAATTCCATTAAAAACTGACTTGAACGAATTTAAAAACTTGGCAGAGCTTGACCTAAATGATTCTACCAATAGGGTAATGTTGGTTTTAGATTCAGGAGATTCTACTGAGACTAGAACGGTACTCTCTGGCGAAATGTCATCTGAAGATAATTTTGTAAAACCAATCTCAGATAAGATCCCAATCGTAGAGTTGGCTCCTGGTCAAAAGATAAAGGTTGAGGCTTATGCTAGACTTGGAAGAGGAATTGAACATGCAAAGTGGAACTCTTCAAATGTATCAGTTTTAACTGAGACAAACAAGGAAAATGAGAGAATCCTAACAGTAGAGTCTACTGGCGCCTTGGCACCTGAACAAATAGTACTTGCTGGTGTTGAGGAGTTATCTCACAGATTATCAGAGTTCAAAGGCATAGTTGAACAGCTCAAAGCATAG